In one Rhopalosiphum padi isolate XX-2018 chromosome 3, ASM2088224v1, whole genome shotgun sequence genomic region, the following are encoded:
- the LOC132926643 gene encoding uncharacterized protein LOC132926643: MSVNSFRSDDEESFAVSDVDMIEAQDRKTGTKPGGQKRVCEKKNNGKKSKKNVSYRDKIGKMMKDHKIALEVRNSMSIRQDDGILIVKAPADEKSTDYWTLSHYKTKNIEHVDSKDRWKHAECSMKLSITDQAKDQAISSELNELVQTLFDRFMKDSKKKITRI; encoded by the exons atgtcggTCAATTCATTTAGGAGTGATGATGAAGAATCCTTTGCTGTAAGCgat gtgGATATGATAGAAGCGCAAGATAGAAAAACTGGAACAAAACCGGGTGGTCAAAAGAGGGtatgtgagaaaaaaaataatggaaaaaaatcgaaaaaa aatgtttCTTATCGAGATAAAATTGGGAAAATGATGAAAGATCACAAAATTGCACTCGAAGTCAGAAATTCAATGAGCATTCGGCAAGACGATGGGATTTTAATTGTAAAGGCACCTGCTGACGAAAAATCGACTGACTATTGGACGTTGTcgcattataaaacaaaaaacattgagCATGTTGATTCTAAGGACag atGGAAACATGCTGAGTGTTCGATGAAACTTTCAATAACCGATCAGGCAAAGGACCAAGCCATATCGAGTGAACTAAATGAATTGGTTCAAACA